Proteins from a single region of Hymenobacter aquaticus:
- a CDS encoding Ig-like domain-containing protein has product MLSFFLLLFPGLTRVFAQAPNVTYQGPLVITQGGTYSGNYRSTDSNVPAISVQTTQPVIIENCIIASAGEMISAVTNGANLTVRNNRGYGLPPTKDNTPRGKFLNSHAAKMLRIENNYMEQTTGINVHTWSGDGSGGQTLTVRYNQAKNIDARYRNGGGTFADFIGLDKVSNLQGVDISWNQVINEPNNSLVGDIIAFYNSGGSASSPMRVHDNYVQGAYPYPATGSEFTGTGMIVDGDQTNTQGFIEAYNNHFVATCNSAMNIAGGHDIYYHHNRIVMAGLMPDGVTRLPSAYCGGAIFNYYGQGGFSNFKVDNQIIGYVHWGRNNPYANRQDEGDYGILIMTNTQHMPNPITPQTEKDEYNIWLGKVSQNGLKIGVGGSSTPTPTNVAPTVSLSVPTTGTVGTALTLNATAADADGSVAKVEFFNGATKLGEDTSAPYSLSFTPTAAATLSLTARATDNVGAATSTAVTSVTVTAATSGGGTGGSTGGTGTPTNATFFRALNVNGSATTVDGLTFEASSGAANVQIGGSPFANQTIALNPATDAARASMIRSSVYGNSYTATVGGVTNGAYQVYLYMWEDNNPVTFSISLEGQTAQSNLSSGSGGSWKRLGPFAANVADGNISIGITAANGGNANLSGIEIWKGSTTAPTNVAPTVSLTAPTTGTVGTALTLNATAADADGSVAKVEFFSGATKLGEDTSAPYSLSFTPTAAATLSLTARATDNAGATTTSSAQSVTVAGATASTRAFYRAININGSAMTLDGNSWQGSTATNYSIGGDLFANQNVTLNPATDATRASMIRSSAYGPSINFSMSAVPTGSYEVYLYVWEDDKAEIFNIAVNGVTAVSNFNSGSAGNWKKLGPFAANVTNGTISVTTSGGWGNLSGVEVWKK; this is encoded by the coding sequence ATGTTGTCCTTTTTCCTGCTGCTGTTCCCCGGCTTGACCCGGGTCTTCGCGCAGGCTCCCAACGTGACCTACCAGGGTCCCTTGGTGATTACCCAAGGCGGTACCTACTCGGGCAACTACCGCAGCACCGACTCCAACGTGCCAGCCATCAGCGTGCAAACCACGCAGCCCGTTATCATCGAGAACTGCATCATTGCCAGTGCCGGTGAAATGATTTCGGCCGTGACCAACGGCGCCAACCTGACCGTGCGCAACAACCGCGGCTACGGCCTGCCGCCCACGAAGGATAACACGCCCCGTGGTAAGTTTCTGAACTCGCACGCCGCGAAAATGCTGCGCATCGAGAACAACTATATGGAGCAAACCACCGGCATCAACGTGCACACCTGGTCCGGCGACGGGTCGGGCGGGCAGACGCTGACGGTGCGCTACAACCAGGCCAAGAACATCGACGCGCGCTACCGCAACGGCGGGGGCACCTTCGCCGACTTCATCGGCCTGGACAAGGTCAGCAACCTGCAAGGCGTGGACATCTCCTGGAACCAGGTCATCAACGAGCCCAACAACTCGCTGGTCGGCGACATCATCGCCTTCTACAACTCCGGCGGCTCGGCGAGCAGCCCCATGCGCGTGCACGACAACTACGTGCAGGGCGCCTACCCCTACCCGGCCACCGGCTCCGAGTTCACCGGCACGGGCATGATCGTCGACGGCGACCAGACCAACACCCAGGGCTTCATCGAGGCCTACAACAACCACTTCGTGGCCACCTGCAACTCGGCCATGAACATTGCCGGCGGACACGACATCTACTACCACCACAACCGAATCGTCATGGCCGGCCTCATGCCCGACGGTGTGACCCGCCTGCCCTCTGCCTACTGCGGTGGTGCCATCTTCAACTACTATGGCCAGGGCGGCTTCAGCAACTTCAAGGTTGACAACCAGATTATTGGCTACGTGCACTGGGGCCGTAACAACCCCTACGCCAACCGGCAGGACGAGGGTGACTACGGCATCCTGATCATGACCAACACCCAGCACATGCCCAACCCCATTACGCCCCAGACCGAGAAGGATGAGTACAACATCTGGCTGGGCAAGGTAAGCCAGAACGGCCTCAAGATCGGGGTGGGCGGCAGCAGCACCCCAACGCCGACCAACGTAGCTCCCACGGTGAGCCTGAGCGTGCCCACGACCGGCACGGTGGGCACGGCCCTGACGCTGAACGCCACGGCCGCCGACGCCGACGGCTCGGTTGCCAAAGTTGAGTTCTTCAACGGCGCCACCAAGCTGGGCGAAGACACCTCGGCCCCCTACTCGCTGAGCTTCACGCCCACGGCCGCCGCCACGCTGAGCCTCACGGCCCGCGCTACCGACAACGTAGGCGCAGCTACCTCGACGGCCGTAACTTCGGTAACGGTAACGGCGGCTACCAGCGGTGGCGGCACCGGCGGCTCGACGGGCGGCACGGGTACTCCGACCAACGCTACCTTCTTCCGCGCCCTGAACGTGAACGGCAGCGCCACGACCGTTGATGGCCTGACGTTCGAAGCCAGCAGCGGCGCGGCCAACGTGCAGATCGGCGGCAGCCCCTTCGCCAACCAGACCATTGCCCTGAACCCCGCTACCGATGCGGCCCGCGCCTCGATGATTCGCTCCTCGGTGTACGGCAACAGCTACACGGCTACGGTCGGTGGCGTGACCAACGGTGCTTACCAGGTGTACCTCTACATGTGGGAAGACAACAACCCGGTTACGTTCAGCATCAGCCTGGAAGGCCAGACTGCGCAGAGCAACCTCAGCAGCGGCAGCGGCGGCAGTTGGAAACGCCTGGGCCCCTTCGCGGCCAACGTAGCGGATGGCAACATCAGCATCGGCATCACGGCGGCCAACGGTGGCAATGCCAACCTGTCGGGTATCGAAATCTGGAAAGGCAGCACCACGGCACCAACCAACGTAGCGCCCACGGTTAGCCTGACGGCTCCGACGACCGGCACGGTCGGCACGGCCCTGACGCTGAACGCCACGGCCGCCGACGCCGACGGCTCGGTCGCCAAAGTTGAGTTCTTCAGCGGCGCTACCAAGCTGGGCGAAGACACCTCGGCTCCCTACTCGCTGAGCTTCACGCCCACGGCCGCCGCCACGCTGAGCCTCACGGCCCGCGCTACCGACAACGCCGGGGCTACCACGACCTCCTCGGCCCAGTCGGTGACGGTAGCAGGTGCCACGGCCTCGACCCGCGCCTTCTACCGGGCTATCAACATCAATGGCAGCGCCATGACGCTTGACGGCAACAGCTGGCAGGGCAGCACCGCCACCAACTACTCGATTGGTGGGGACCTTTTCGCCAACCAGAACGTGACGCTGAACCCGGCCACCGACGCTACCCGCGCCTCGATGATCCGCTCCTCGGCCTACGGCCCGTCTATCAACTTCAGCATGAGCGCCGTACCAACCGGCTCGTACGAGGTGTACCTCTACGTCTGGGAAGATGACAAAGCCGAAATCTTCAACATCGCCGTGAACGGCGTGACGGCCGTGAGCAACTTCAACAGCGGCTCGGCCGGCAACTGGAAAAAGCTGGGTCCTTTCGCGGCAAATGTGACCAACGGCACCATCAGCGTAACCACCAGCGGGGGCTGGGGTAACCTGTCGGGCGTAGAAGTCTGGAAAAAGTAA
- the gmd gene encoding GDP-mannose 4,6-dehydratase, which translates to MKRALITGITGQDGAYLAELLLSKGYEVHGIKRRSSLFNTDRIDHLYQDLHEQHVRFRLHYGDLSDATNLIRIVQEVQPDEIYNLGAMSHVKVSFDMPEYTADVDGVGTLRLLEAIRILGLAKKTRIYQASTSELYGLVQEVPQRETTPFYPRSPYAVAKLYAYWITVNYREAYGLYACNGILFNHESPRRGETFVTRKITRAAARIALGLQDKLYLGNLDAKRDWGHAKDYVEAMWRMLQQEQPRDYVIATGVTTKVREFVRLAFAELGVELAFSGEGVAEVGHIVACHNPDFQLPTGKVVVAVDPAYFRPTEVELLIGDPTRAQAELDWHPTYDLPALVSDMVQNDLRLFQRDAVLVEAGHQVLSYHDE; encoded by the coding sequence ATGAAGCGCGCACTCATCACCGGTATCACAGGACAAGACGGAGCGTATCTGGCCGAACTGCTCCTTTCCAAAGGCTACGAGGTTCACGGCATCAAGCGCCGCTCGTCGCTCTTCAACACCGACCGAATCGACCACCTCTACCAGGACCTGCACGAGCAGCACGTGCGGTTTCGGCTGCACTACGGCGACCTTTCCGACGCCACCAACCTGATTCGCATCGTGCAGGAAGTGCAGCCCGACGAGATTTACAACCTGGGCGCCATGTCGCACGTGAAGGTGTCGTTCGACATGCCCGAGTACACCGCCGACGTGGACGGCGTGGGCACGCTGCGCCTGCTCGAAGCCATCCGGATTCTGGGCCTCGCGAAGAAAACCCGCATTTACCAGGCCTCTACCTCCGAGCTGTACGGCCTGGTGCAGGAAGTGCCGCAGCGCGAAACCACGCCCTTCTACCCCCGCTCGCCCTACGCCGTGGCCAAGCTCTACGCCTACTGGATTACGGTGAACTACCGCGAAGCCTACGGCCTGTACGCCTGCAACGGTATCCTGTTCAACCACGAGTCGCCGCGCCGGGGCGAAACCTTCGTGACCCGTAAAATCACCCGGGCTGCGGCCCGCATTGCCTTGGGCTTGCAGGACAAGCTCTACCTGGGCAACCTGGATGCCAAGCGCGACTGGGGCCACGCCAAAGACTACGTGGAAGCCATGTGGCGCATGCTGCAGCAGGAGCAGCCCCGCGACTACGTCATTGCCACCGGCGTCACGACCAAGGTGCGCGAGTTTGTGCGGCTGGCTTTTGCCGAGCTGGGCGTGGAGCTGGCCTTCAGCGGCGAAGGCGTGGCCGAAGTGGGCCACATCGTAGCCTGCCACAACCCCGATTTCCAGCTGCCCACGGGTAAAGTGGTGGTGGCCGTCGACCCGGCCTACTTCCGCCCCACCGAGGTGGAGCTGCTCATCGGCGACCCGACCCGGGCCCAGGCCGAGCTGGACTGGCACCCGACCTACGACCTGCCCGCCCTGGTCAGCGACATGGTGCAGAACGACTTGCGCCTGTTCCAGCGCGACGCCGTGCTCGTGGAAGCCGGCCACCAGGTGCTGAGCTACCACGACGAATAG
- a CDS encoding GDP-L-fucose synthase family protein, which yields MEKNAKIYVAGHRGMVGAALVRRLTREGYRNLLVRTSAELDLRDQAAVARFFAQEKPDYVLLAAAKVGGIVANNTYRGEFIYENLMIQTNVIHQSHVHGVKKLLFLGSSCIYPRQAPQPIREDYVLTGPLEYTNEPYAVAKIAGLKMCEAYRAQYDDNFISVMPANLYGPGDNYDLHNSHALPALLRKFSEAVAGGHDRVQVWGTGTPRREFLHVDDLADACLHLMLHYNEPEPVNIGPGQDLTIQELAELIAELVGFTGAIEFDFSRPDGTMRKVLDVSKLHGLGWHHRIRLEEGLRAVLDSEEWRAASPRRTLVPQASA from the coding sequence ATGGAAAAGAATGCCAAAATCTACGTGGCTGGTCACCGGGGCATGGTAGGGGCGGCGCTGGTGCGCCGTCTGACCCGTGAAGGCTACCGCAATCTGCTGGTGCGCACCTCGGCGGAGCTGGACCTGCGCGACCAGGCGGCCGTAGCCCGTTTTTTTGCCCAGGAAAAACCCGACTACGTACTTCTGGCAGCGGCCAAGGTGGGCGGTATCGTGGCCAACAACACCTACCGGGGCGAATTTATCTATGAGAACCTGATGATTCAAACCAACGTGATTCATCAGAGCCACGTGCACGGGGTAAAAAAGCTGCTGTTTCTGGGTTCCTCCTGCATTTATCCGCGGCAGGCCCCGCAGCCCATCCGGGAAGACTACGTGCTGACCGGCCCGCTGGAGTATACCAACGAGCCCTACGCCGTGGCCAAAATTGCGGGCCTGAAAATGTGCGAAGCCTACCGGGCCCAGTACGACGACAACTTCATTTCGGTGATGCCCGCCAACCTCTACGGCCCGGGCGACAACTACGACCTGCACAACTCCCATGCCCTGCCGGCCCTGCTGCGCAAGTTCAGCGAGGCCGTGGCCGGGGGCCACGACCGGGTGCAGGTGTGGGGCACGGGCACGCCCCGCCGCGAGTTTCTGCACGTGGATGATCTGGCCGATGCCTGCCTGCACCTGATGCTGCACTACAACGAGCCCGAGCCCGTCAACATCGGCCCGGGCCAGGACCTGACCATTCAGGAGCTGGCCGAGCTGATTGCCGAGTTGGTGGGCTTCACCGGCGCCATCGAGTTCGACTTTTCCCGCCCCGACGGCACCATGCGCAAGGTCCTGGACGTGAGCAAGCTGCACGGCCTGGGCTGGCACCACCGCATCCGGCTGGAAGAAGGCCTGCGCGCCGTGCTCGACTCAGAAGAATGGCGGGCCGCTTCGCCCCGCCGGACCCTGGTGCCCCAGGCCAGCGCGTAA
- a CDS encoding glycosyltransferase family 61 protein yields the protein MATSQLLHKGRRWASRRLREVLPHNGHYRPVGVHASSQALAAVPRSGATYVEIYAPETSYLEISEALYHHTCDYGGLHAKPIRTEDTSASFLLALEHGRLLADNSQSVAVISADNQLVGDVSFQYDARQSDVTRPEHNNVFRLRWFSEPVRVRGTVFSLLSGGGAASGNYYHWLTDSLPRLHLLKEAGLWDSVDYFLVYDRRRFVLDSLLAMGIREEQLLDVSTHQHLLADRLLVTSHVRRPTHTPEWACSFLRQELLPAAAPDTFSPYIYLSRRDAPARHVLNEAAVEDFLRPYGFETHVLGHYTLAQQIALFAGARMVIAPTGAGLTNLLFAPPGTPVVELFPKHFTVIEYPELCYRLGLPHQFLVAEAANGALHSRRQGWQEDLTVDLAALAECLANAGPAAPAARPAARPVHSAASPY from the coding sequence ATGGCTACGTCTCAATTGCTACACAAAGGCCGGCGCTGGGCAAGCCGACGGCTGCGCGAGGTGCTGCCCCACAACGGCCACTACCGGCCCGTGGGCGTGCACGCCAGCAGCCAGGCCCTGGCCGCCGTGCCCCGCAGCGGGGCCACCTACGTGGAAATCTACGCCCCGGAAACCTCTTACCTGGAAATCAGCGAGGCCCTCTACCACCACACCTGCGACTACGGCGGCCTGCACGCGAAACCCATCCGGACGGAAGACACCTCGGCCTCTTTTCTGCTGGCCCTGGAGCACGGCCGGCTGCTGGCCGACAACAGCCAGAGCGTGGCCGTCATCAGCGCCGATAACCAGCTCGTCGGCGACGTTTCCTTTCAGTACGACGCCCGGCAGTCGGACGTGACGCGACCCGAGCACAACAACGTGTTTCGGCTGCGCTGGTTTTCGGAGCCGGTGCGGGTGCGCGGCACGGTGTTCAGCCTGCTGTCGGGGGGGGGCGCCGCCAGCGGGAACTACTACCACTGGCTCACCGACTCGCTGCCCCGCCTGCACCTGCTCAAGGAAGCGGGCCTGTGGGACTCGGTCGACTACTTCCTGGTGTATGACCGCCGCCGTTTCGTGCTCGATTCGCTGCTGGCTATGGGCATCCGGGAAGAGCAGCTGCTCGACGTGAGCACCCACCAGCACCTGCTGGCCGACCGGCTGCTGGTGACTTCGCACGTGCGCCGCCCCACCCACACGCCCGAGTGGGCCTGCTCCTTCCTGCGCCAGGAGCTGCTGCCGGCCGCCGCCCCCGACACCTTCAGCCCCTACATCTACCTGAGCCGCCGCGACGCCCCGGCCCGGCACGTGCTGAACGAGGCGGCCGTGGAAGACTTTTTGCGCCCCTACGGCTTCGAAACCCACGTGCTAGGGCACTACACCCTGGCCCAGCAGATAGCCCTGTTTGCCGGGGCCCGCATGGTTATTGCCCCCACCGGGGCCGGGCTCACCAACCTGCTGTTTGCCCCGCCCGGCACGCCCGTGGTCGAGCTGTTTCCCAAGCACTTTACGGTTATCGAGTATCCGGAGCTGTGCTACCGCCTGGGGCTGCCCCACCAGTTTCTGGTGGCGGAGGCGGCCAACGGGGCGCTGCACTCGCGCCGCCAGGGCTGGCAGGAAGATCTGACCGTGGACCTGGCCGCGCTGGCCGAGTGCCTGGCCAACGCCGGGCCCGCCGCACCGGCGGCCAGGCCGGCCGCGCGCCCGGTTCATTCCGCTGCTTCTCCTTACTAG
- a CDS encoding glycosyltransferase family 61 protein has protein sequence MQDLFSRVRRRTGYMLRQWVPYNEQYRPVGVHASSEALAAQPGSGASYAEVYPAYHSTLTVSDDFNALLPSYYDKVPAQEQIPPAFVLTLPGGRINVDNRSSVAVISADNHLVGDASLQYLPGRFRVTPATENPVLRQRYFRPPHQVQGTVCSLLSGGGAAIGNYYHWLLDSLPRLHLVQEAGLWDTIDYFLIYDRRHRFAVETLLELGIRDEQILDVQQHSHLWARQLVVTSPVRGGGHHTPPWAGQFMKQAYLPAAQARAVPRRFSPLVYVSRRDAAFRRVRNEAAVEALLAPYGFESYALSELSLREKAALFAGARMVVGPVGAGLINILFCAPGTPLVEFLPRNLVVGDYLELTARLQMPHYPLISARDDASAQKATADRQDDLTVDLDALRQALQHALAEAEVQLA, from the coding sequence ATGCAAGATCTTTTCTCCCGGGTCCGGCGGCGCACCGGCTACATGCTGCGCCAGTGGGTGCCCTACAACGAGCAGTACCGGCCCGTGGGGGTGCACGCCAGCAGCGAGGCCCTGGCCGCCCAGCCGGGCAGCGGGGCTAGCTATGCCGAGGTGTATCCGGCCTACCATTCCACGCTTACTGTTTCCGACGACTTCAATGCCCTGCTGCCCTCCTATTACGACAAGGTGCCGGCCCAGGAGCAGATCCCGCCCGCCTTCGTGCTGACCCTGCCCGGCGGCCGCATTAACGTGGACAACCGCAGCAGCGTGGCCGTTATCAGCGCCGACAACCACCTGGTCGGGGATGCGTCGCTGCAGTACCTGCCCGGCCGCTTCCGCGTGACGCCGGCCACGGAAAACCCGGTGCTGCGGCAGCGCTACTTTCGGCCGCCTCACCAAGTGCAGGGCACCGTCTGTAGCCTGCTCTCGGGCGGCGGGGCGGCCATTGGCAACTACTACCACTGGCTGCTCGACTCGCTGCCCCGCCTGCACCTGGTGCAGGAGGCCGGGCTCTGGGACACCATCGACTACTTCCTGATTTATGACCGGCGCCACCGCTTTGCCGTGGAAACCCTGCTGGAGCTGGGCATCCGCGACGAGCAGATTCTGGACGTGCAGCAGCACTCCCACCTGTGGGCCCGGCAGCTGGTCGTGACCTCGCCGGTGCGGGGCGGCGGGCACCACACCCCGCCCTGGGCCGGCCAGTTTATGAAGCAGGCGTATCTACCTGCCGCGCAGGCCAGGGCCGTGCCGCGCCGCTTCAGCCCGCTGGTGTACGTAAGCCGCCGCGACGCCGCTTTCCGGCGGGTGCGCAACGAGGCGGCAGTGGAAGCGCTGCTGGCCCCCTACGGCTTCGAAAGCTACGCCCTGAGCGAGCTGAGCCTACGGGAAAAAGCCGCCCTGTTTGCCGGGGCCCGCATGGTGGTGGGCCCGGTGGGCGCCGGTCTGATCAACATTCTGTTCTGCGCGCCCGGCACGCCTTTGGTTGAGTTTCTGCCCCGCAACCTGGTCGTGGGCGACTATCTGGAGCTAACGGCCCGGCTGCAGATGCCGCATTACCCGCTGATCAGTGCCCGCGACGATGCCTCGGCCCAGAAGGCCACCGCCGACCGCCAGGACGACCTCACGGTAGACCTGGATGCGTTGCGCCAGGCCTTGCAGCACGCCCTGGCCGAGGCCGAGGTGCAGCTGGCCTAA
- a CDS encoding glycosyltransferase family 2 protein — protein MPSVLLSIVTWNSAAVIEACLASVLAQTYSDFEVWVVDNASADDTRTRVAAIAATDARVKLHALPRNTGFCGGHNYALDRTTSEAVLLVNPDIEMQPDYLACALARLQTDKRIGTVCGLLLQSPDANPRIDSTGMEALPDGRFRLRHHAQRLHETPLTAGPVDGADGALPLYRRAFIDDLRVEGQFFDERFFAHKEDWDIAWRGRLFGWLTVFDPACRALHPREFRPADLRVRLRLSGNIKADAVKNQWLLLLKNPPRRDLPGLWLRALPRQLGILLYCLLLERPSLRAYRYVWQHWGSIRHARRLIQTRIREREQPGRRLWPGPPAPTGKPLGNLAADLV, from the coding sequence ATGCCTTCCGTTCTGCTTTCTATCGTCACCTGGAACAGTGCCGCCGTGATTGAAGCCTGCCTGGCCTCGGTGCTGGCCCAGACTTACTCCGATTTTGAGGTGTGGGTGGTGGATAATGCCTCGGCCGACGACACCCGGACCCGCGTGGCCGCCATTGCCGCCACCGATGCCCGGGTGAAGCTGCACGCGCTGCCCCGCAACACGGGATTCTGCGGCGGCCACAACTACGCCCTGGACCGTACCACCTCCGAGGCCGTGCTGCTGGTAAACCCCGATATTGAGATGCAGCCCGACTACCTGGCCTGCGCCCTGGCCCGGCTGCAAACCGACAAGCGCATTGGCACCGTGTGCGGCCTGCTGCTGCAAAGCCCCGACGCGAATCCGCGCATCGACAGCACCGGCATGGAAGCCCTGCCCGACGGCCGGTTCCGGCTGCGGCACCACGCGCAGCGGCTGCACGAAACGCCCCTGACGGCGGGCCCCGTGGATGGGGCCGATGGGGCCCTGCCCCTGTACCGGCGGGCCTTTATCGACGATTTGAGGGTGGAAGGGCAGTTTTTTGACGAGCGGTTTTTTGCCCACAAGGAAGACTGGGATATTGCCTGGCGCGGACGGCTGTTTGGCTGGCTCACCGTCTTCGACCCCGCCTGCCGGGCCCTGCACCCGCGCGAGTTTCGCCCCGCCGACCTGCGGGTGCGCCTGCGCCTGAGCGGCAACATCAAGGCCGACGCAGTGAAAAACCAGTGGCTGCTGTTGCTCAAGAATCCGCCGCGGCGCGACTTGCCCGGCCTCTGGCTGCGGGCCCTGCCCCGGCAGCTGGGCATTCTGCTGTACTGCCTGCTGCTGGAGCGCCCTTCGCTGCGGGCTTACCGCTACGTGTGGCAGCACTGGGGCAGTATTCGGCACGCCCGCCGGCTGATTCAGACCCGCATCCGGGAACGGGAACAGCCGGGCCGCCGGTTGTGGCCCGGTCCCCCGGCTCCCACCGGCAAGCCCCTGGGCAACCTGGCCGCCGACTTGGTGTAG
- a CDS encoding T9SS type A sorting domain-containing protein, protein MKNLSLFFCTSGTKALGKVVLLVCQFLLLSSVLHAAALRPFAPRGTALLADPTVLSYTLVNADTDQDIQLLTDGAVLDLSALPTRNLNIRANTDPAQVGSVVFDLSGAQTQSITESVAPYALFSDFQGDYFNWTPAAGSYTLTATPYSEAGGAGVAGIPLTLSFSVLDPPANVVSFTLVNADTDTDIQPLTSGTTLNLTTLPTRNLNIRANVNSSPIGSVVFALSGAQTQNLTENSAPYALFSDAGGNYNPWTPIVGSYSLTATPYRGANATSDVGGALTISFSVIDPTGSVASFTLVNADTDQDIQPLTAGAVLNLATLPTRNLNIRANTSPATVGSVAFVLSGQQSSSITESVVPYAMFGDFQGDYNAWTPTVGTYSITATPFPAANGVGAAGTALTISFTVFDQTGPLPVKLTSFTIRTQPTGIEVSWTTASEERNREFVLERSLDGKIFRDIVTVAGHGTTSTTNHYRYLDTQVPTGSADLFYYRLRQIDIDGSTHLSPVRTVSLVASNSRLQVYPTVVTTGVLHVALSSEQAAGGQLELLTAQGRHLPYQSAGTPTDGTILTRDLPAGTYILRYTCAEGVFHSRFIVP, encoded by the coding sequence ATGAAGAATCTCTCTCTCTTCTTTTGTACTTCCGGCACCAAAGCACTGGGTAAGGTTGTGCTGCTCGTGTGCCAGTTCCTGCTGCTCAGCTCTGTGCTTCATGCGGCAGCCCTGCGCCCCTTCGCTCCCCGGGGCACCGCGCTATTAGCCGACCCTACGGTACTGAGCTACACGCTGGTGAATGCCGACACCGACCAGGATATCCAGCTCCTAACCGACGGGGCCGTGCTGGATCTGAGCGCCTTACCGACCCGCAACCTGAATATCCGGGCCAATACCGACCCGGCGCAGGTAGGCAGCGTCGTATTCGATTTGAGTGGCGCGCAAACCCAGAGCATCACGGAAAGCGTGGCGCCCTACGCGCTTTTCAGCGACTTTCAGGGGGACTACTTCAACTGGACGCCGGCCGCGGGCAGCTATACTCTGACGGCCACGCCCTACTCCGAAGCGGGGGGCGCGGGCGTGGCGGGCATTCCGCTTACCCTGAGCTTCAGTGTGCTGGACCCGCCCGCTAACGTGGTCAGCTTCACGCTGGTGAATGCCGACACCGATACCGATATCCAGCCCCTGACCTCGGGTACGACGCTGAACCTGACCACCTTGCCGACGCGCAACCTGAACATCCGGGCCAACGTCAACTCCTCCCCGATTGGCAGCGTGGTGTTTGCGCTCAGTGGCGCGCAAACCCAAAACCTCACAGAAAACAGTGCGCCTTACGCCTTGTTCAGTGACGCCGGCGGCAACTACAACCCCTGGACGCCCATCGTGGGCAGCTACTCCCTGACGGCCACGCCGTACCGGGGCGCCAACGCCACCAGTGACGTAGGCGGCGCCCTGACCATCAGCTTCTCGGTTATTGACCCCACGGGCAGCGTCGCCAGCTTCACGCTGGTGAATGCCGACACCGACCAGGATATCCAGCCCCTGACGGCCGGGGCCGTGCTGAACCTGGCCACGCTGCCCACCCGCAACCTGAACATTCGGGCCAATACCAGTCCGGCCACGGTGGGCAGCGTGGCCTTTGTACTGAGCGGCCAGCAAAGCTCCAGCATCACGGAAAGCGTGGTTCCCTACGCCATGTTCGGCGACTTTCAGGGCGACTACAACGCCTGGACGCCCACCGTCGGCACGTATTCCATAACGGCCACGCCTTTTCCGGCGGCCAATGGTGTCGGGGCGGCCGGCACGGCGCTTACTATCAGCTTCACCGTATTTGATCAGACCGGCCCCTTGCCAGTGAAACTGACTTCTTTCACTATCCGAACTCAGCCGACGGGCATAGAAGTGAGCTGGACTACGGCCAGTGAGGAGCGCAACCGCGAATTTGTGCTGGAACGCAGCCTCGATGGCAAAATCTTCCGCGACATTGTCACCGTGGCCGGCCACGGCACGACCAGCACTACCAACCATTACCGCTACCTGGACACCCAGGTGCCAACCGGCAGCGCCGACCTCTTCTATTACCGTCTGCGTCAGATAGATATCGACGGATCAACCCACTTGTCGCCCGTGCGCACCGTGAGCCTGGTTGCCAGCAACAGCCGCCTGCAGGTTTATCCGACGGTAGTTACCACCGGGGTGTTGCATGTTGCCTTAAGCAGCGAGCAGGCGGCGGGCGGGCAGCTGGAGCTGCTTACGGCGCAGGGTCGGCACCTGCCCTATCAGTCGGCAGGCACCCCGACCGACGGCACAATTCTGACCCGCGACCTACCCGCCGGCACGTATATTTTGCGCTACACCTGCGCCGAGGGCGTATTCCACAGCCGCTTCATCGTGCCCTAG